One stretch of Methanobrevibacter ruminantium DNA includes these proteins:
- a CDS encoding precorrin-8X methylmutase: protein MKIELEQVEPAEIESRSMEIIESELPHEIDPKLAPIIKRAVHTAADFDYVDNLCFSEYVVDKALEAIKNGACIVTDTNMAKAGINKAELKKHGGDVFCFMGDDDVSEMAKKNHSTRARASMDKAASLDKPLIFAIGNAPTALIRLYELIQEGKLNPELIIGVPVGFVNVVQSKELIMQCDVPYIVARGRKGGSNVAAAISNALLYILRDQNK, encoded by the coding sequence ATGAAAATTGAATTAGAACAAGTTGAACCTGCTGAAATCGAAAGCAGGAGTATGGAAATTATTGAATCTGAACTTCCTCATGAAATTGACCCTAAATTAGCGCCAATTATTAAAAGAGCAGTTCACACAGCTGCGGATTTTGATTATGTAGATAACTTATGCTTTTCAGAATATGTGGTTGATAAGGCATTGGAAGCAATTAAAAACGGTGCTTGCATTGTAACTGACACTAATATGGCAAAGGCAGGAATCAACAAGGCAGAGCTTAAGAAGCATGGAGGTGATGTGTTCTGCTTTATGGGTGATGATGATGTTAGTGAAATGGCTAAAAAGAATCATTCCACTCGTGCAAGAGCTTCCATGGATAAGGCAGCAAGTTTGGATAAACCTTTGATTTTTGCAATAGGAAACGCTCCAACCGCTTTGATTAGATTATATGAATTGATTCAGGAAGGAAAACTCAATCCTGAACTTATCATTGGAGTTCCTGTAGGGTTTGTTAATGTAGTCCAATCAAAAGAGTTGATTATGCAATGTGATGTTCCTTATATCGTCGCTCGTGGACGTAAAGGTGGAAGTAATGTTGCAGCTGCTATTTCAAATGCATTGCTCTATATTTTAAGAGATCAAAATAAATAG
- a CDS encoding sirohydrochlorin cobaltochelatase produces MADKIILVVSFGTSYNNNRALTIGAIEKDIDEAFPDYEMRRAFTSQMVINILKKRDDLAIDNVEDALERALADGVKTVIIQPTHIMNGTEYHFKIKDTVDKYIDKFENIPIAEPLLISDEDFEDLIASITSKGDYDEDTAVVFMGHGSPAESNMVYTKLQGMLKDKGFDNYYIGTVEAKPDYDDVLAMVKEGDYKKIVLKPLMVVAGDHAQNDMAGDEDDSWKSMFVSEGYEVECVIEGLAQSKDIRDVYIKHVQNAIDGLN; encoded by the coding sequence ATGGCTGATAAGATTATTTTAGTAGTAAGTTTTGGTACTTCTTATAACAATAACCGCGCTCTTACCATTGGAGCTATCGAAAAGGACATTGATGAAGCATTTCCAGATTATGAAATGAGAAGAGCATTCACAAGCCAAATGGTTATAAACATTTTGAAAAAACGTGATGACTTGGCTATTGACAATGTGGAAGATGCATTGGAAAGAGCATTGGCTGATGGTGTAAAGACTGTTATCATTCAACCGACTCACATCATGAACGGTACTGAATACCATTTCAAGATCAAGGATACTGTGGACAAATACATTGACAAGTTTGAAAACATTCCAATTGCTGAGCCTTTATTAATCTCTGATGAAGACTTTGAAGACTTGATTGCAAGCATTACCTCTAAAGGAGATTATGATGAGGATACTGCGGTAGTGTTCATGGGTCACGGTTCTCCTGCAGAAAGTAATATGGTTTACACCAAATTGCAAGGAATGCTAAAGGATAAAGGATTTGACAATTATTACATTGGTACTGTTGAAGCAAAACCTGACTACGATGATGTCTTGGCTATGGTAAAAGAAGGAGACTACAAGAAGATTGTGCTCAAGCCTTTAATGGTTGTAGCTGGTGATCATGCTCAAAACGACATGGCTGGAGATGAAGATGATTCCTGGAAATCAATGTTTGTATCTGAAGGCTATGAAGTTGAATGTGTCATAGAAGGGCTCGCTCAATCCAAAGACATTAGGGATGTCTACATTAAGCATGTTCAAAATGCAATTGATGGTTTAAATTAA